In Phormidium yuhuli AB48, one genomic interval encodes:
- a CDS encoding bifunctional serine/threonine-protein kinase/formylglycine-generating enzyme family protein — MAWQPGTKIFGNRYTIEKRLKVGGFGITYLVKGPRGRAFVLKTLKDEVMTEAEYIPYRDKFLRDFDRETAKIAICRHRHIVQVENHFNHEGLPCMVMEYVQGQDLGDRVLRDGALPEDVALRYIREVGDALRVMHEKGLLHRDIKPQNIMVRLPADEAVLIDFGIAREFIPNLTQTHTIALTPCFAPIEQYDEQEHRGEFTDVYALAATLYYVLTGTLPPIATMRLRRDRLVIPKHWSSDLQNAIKQGMAVESEDRPQTVADWLALLPNTGGILPSFHFQTVRVNRQGQIIETIPGQARYYPQDLGQGVKLEMVQLPGGTFLMGTEEAEIERLRKKYDKDSFKWESPQHPVQVSPFLMGKTPVTQDQWRVVVTQVGKIVRDLNPDPSKFKGGNRPVEKVSWYDAVEWCARLSKLTGKEYWLPSEAEWEYACRGGTTTSFAFGEALTTNLANYDGNYTVAEGAKGQYRKETTPVAKFPPNGFGLYDCHGNVWEWCFDPFHENYQGAPGDGRVWDENVTDNRYQKPSANLKVLLKESDKGYVLRGGSWFNNPIGCRCAYRAHFSRDGFHYDLGFRVCLVGTGLFYF, encoded by the coding sequence ATGGCTTGGCAACCCGGCACGAAAATTTTTGGCAACCGTTACACCATTGAAAAGCGGCTCAAAGTCGGCGGTTTCGGCATCACCTACCTCGTCAAAGGTCCCAGGGGTCGCGCGTTTGTCCTGAAAACCCTCAAGGATGAGGTGATGACCGAGGCAGAGTACATCCCCTATCGAGATAAGTTTCTGCGGGACTTTGACCGAGAAACAGCGAAAATTGCCATCTGTCGCCATCGCCACATTGTCCAAGTGGAGAATCATTTTAACCATGAGGGGTTGCCCTGTATGGTGATGGAGTATGTTCAGGGGCAGGATTTGGGCGATCGCGTCTTGCGCGATGGGGCGTTACCGGAGGATGTGGCGTTGCGCTATATCCGGGAGGTGGGGGACGCTTTGAGGGTGATGCACGAGAAGGGATTGCTGCATCGGGATATTAAGCCCCAGAACATTATGGTGCGGTTGCCCGCTGATGAGGCGGTGTTGATTGATTTTGGCATTGCGCGGGAGTTTATCCCCAATTTAACCCAAACCCACACCATCGCTCTTACGCCCTGTTTTGCCCCCATTGAGCAGTATGATGAGCAGGAACATCGGGGGGAATTTACCGATGTCTATGCGTTAGCGGCGACCCTGTACTATGTGCTGACGGGGACATTGCCACCCATTGCTACGATGCGGCTGAGGCGCGATCGGCTGGTGATTCCTAAGCATTGGTCGTCAGACCTGCAAAACGCGATTAAGCAGGGGATGGCGGTGGAGTCAGAAGACCGCCCCCAAACCGTGGCGGACTGGTTGGCCTTATTGCCTAATACTGGAGGAATTTTACCGTCCTTTCATTTCCAGACCGTGCGGGTTAACCGTCAGGGGCAAATTATCGAAACAATCCCCGGTCAGGCGCGGTACTATCCCCAGGATTTAGGTCAAGGGGTGAAGTTGGAGATGGTGCAACTCCCTGGTGGAACCTTTTTGATGGGAACCGAAGAGGCGGAAATTGAGCGGTTGCGCAAAAAGTACGATAAGGACTCGTTTAAGTGGGAAAGTCCGCAACATCCCGTCCAGGTTTCTCCCTTTTTGATGGGCAAAACCCCCGTTACCCAAGACCAATGGCGGGTTGTGGTGACGCAAGTGGGCAAAATTGTCCGGGATCTGAACCCGGACCCATCTAAGTTCAAAGGCGGAAATCGTCCGGTTGAAAAAGTGTCTTGGTATGATGCGGTGGAGTGGTGCGCTCGATTGAGCAAGCTGACGGGCAAGGAATATTGGCTCCCGAGCGAGGCAGAATGGGAATATGCCTGTCGTGGGGGGACGACAACCTCCTTTGCCTTTGGGGAAGCACTCACCACAAATTTAGCCAATTATGACGGCAACTATACCGTTGCCGAGGGAGCCAAAGGACAATATCGAAAAGAAACTACCCCAGTGGCAAAATTCCCACCCAATGGCTTTGGCTTGTATGATTGTCATGGCAATGTTTGGGAGTGGTGTTTTGACCCCTTCCATGAGAATTATCAGGGTGCGCCTGGGGATGGTCGAGTTTGGGATGAGAATGTTACTGATAATCGTTATCAAAAACCGTCAGCAAATCTTAAGGTTTTATTGAAAGAAAGCGATAAGGGATACGTACTGCGTGGTGGTTCTTGGTTCAACAACCCGATTGGCTGCCGTTGCGCCTACCGTGCCCACTTCTCGCGCGACGGCTTCCACTACGACCTTGGGTTTCGCGTCTGTCTGGTGGGCACAGGACTCTTCTACTTCTAG
- a CDS encoding serine/threonine protein kinase — MSLQAGETLHGGDYRVVRSLNEGRVGISYLAQHKGGDRVVLKTLRDEVLADLTPQEREKFNNKLTNEAVKLARCHHPHIVRCFGSFLERGQAFIVMEFVAGDDLASLSTTTLPEEEALTYIRQVGEALTVVHGEGLVHRDIKPANIMLRAGQSEAVLIDFGVTKGFNETLTSIYSSNSDGYSALELYDYSEKAQPYSDVYGLAATLYTLLSGDVPPSAEERVILRRKNQYLSDIPGVSAETNQAIREGMALEYEDRPQTIEAFLALLKSPPQTNQWFRSLFKPKPSPPPTPPDPGSQLNLYTLYATVISIIVAIILGIFAQDIRRAIDDWFLSPGVEQRDDS; from the coding sequence ATGAGTTTGCAGGCAGGTGAGACTCTCCATGGGGGAGACTATAGGGTGGTGCGATCGCTCAACGAGGGGCGAGTCGGGATTAGTTATCTGGCCCAGCACAAGGGGGGCGATCGCGTGGTCCTCAAAACTTTGCGGGATGAGGTTTTGGCTGACTTAACCCCCCAAGAGCGAGAAAAATTCAATAACAAGCTGACTAATGAGGCCGTCAAGCTGGCCCGTTGCCATCATCCCCACATTGTCCGCTGTTTCGGTTCATTCCTCGAACGGGGTCAGGCGTTTATCGTTATGGAGTTTGTGGCGGGGGATGATTTAGCCAGTTTGTCCACCACAACTCTGCCGGAGGAGGAGGCGTTGACCTATATCCGCCAAGTGGGAGAGGCGTTGACGGTGGTGCATGGAGAGGGGTTGGTGCATCGGGATATTAAGCCAGCTAACATCATGCTGCGGGCGGGACAATCCGAGGCGGTGCTGATTGATTTTGGCGTCACCAAGGGGTTTAATGAAACCCTCACCTCGATTTATTCGAGCAATAGTGATGGCTATAGCGCATTGGAGCTTTATGATTATAGTGAGAAGGCGCAACCCTATTCTGATGTCTATGGGTTGGCGGCGACGCTCTACACCCTATTATCTGGGGATGTCCCGCCCAGTGCCGAGGAGCGGGTGATATTGCGACGGAAAAATCAGTACTTGTCGGATATTCCTGGGGTGAGTGCTGAAACAAATCAGGCGATTCGTGAGGGGATGGCCTTGGAGTATGAAGATCGCCCTCAAACCATTGAGGCGTTTTTAGCGTTGTTGAAGAGTCCCCCCCAAACGAACCAATGGTTTAGGTCGCTGTTCAAACCCAAACCGTCGCCACCACCAACACCCCCAGATCCAGGTTCTCAACTCAATCTCTACACCCTCTACGCAACAGTTATCAGTATTATTGTGGCGATTATTTTAGGAATTTTCGCTCAAGATATTCGCAGAGCCATTGATGATTGGTTCTTGTCGCCGGGTGTGGAGCAAAGGGATGACTCCTAG
- a CDS encoding type II toxin-antitoxin system VapC family toxin, with translation MRALIDTNIILDFLLQREPFCQDAERLFQFIEIGQMIGYITATTLTDIFYITRRHTQSMEKARQAVSETLTAMAICPVDRAVLESAFDSNLVDFEDAVQIFSAVAQGLDAIITRDVQGFSQSPIPVLSIQDLLRQLRQ, from the coding sequence ATGAGAGCGTTAATTGATACAAACATTATTTTAGATTTTCTGTTGCAGCGAGAACCATTCTGCCAAGACGCGGAACGCCTATTTCAATTCATCGAAATTGGGCAAATGATTGGCTATATTACGGCTACAACCCTGACAGATATTTTCTACATTACTCGCCGACACACCCAAAGTATGGAGAAAGCCAGACAGGCTGTTTCAGAAACTCTAACAGCCATGGCAATTTGCCCTGTTGATCGAGCCGTTCTAGAATCTGCTTTTGACTCTAATTTAGTGGATTTTGAGGATGCTGTTCAGATTTTTAGTGCAGTTGCTCAAGGACTTGATGCAATTATTACTCGCGATGTCCAGGGTTTTTCTCAATCACCCATACCTGTCTTATCCATTCAAGATTTATTGCGTCAACTTAGGCAATGA
- a CDS encoding type II toxin-antitoxin system VapC family toxin gives MNVVLDANLLIVLVNQDTRSSIVRQKIDNWIDAEVQLHAPKLARYEIANALTRLIISGIFPQQDLESAWNFLNDLPVVYHDISQATRIVEIALTLGRKSAYDAAYIALAERLEAQLWTLDSPLYRNAVNCGFPVFFLDNSN, from the coding sequence ATGAATGTTGTTCTTGATGCTAATTTACTCATTGTCCTGGTCAATCAAGATACTCGTAGTTCAATAGTTCGCCAAAAAATTGATAATTGGATTGATGCTGAAGTCCAGCTTCATGCTCCCAAATTGGCACGTTATGAAATTGCCAATGCTTTGACTCGATTGATTATCAGTGGTATTTTCCCTCAACAAGATCTGGAATCTGCTTGGAATTTTTTAAATGATTTACCTGTGGTCTACCACGATATAAGTCAAGCCACTAGAATTGTTGAAATCGCTTTAACGTTGGGTCGTAAAAGTGCCTATGATGCCGCTTATATCGCTCTTGCCGAACGTTTGGAGGCTCAACTTTGGACATTAGATAGCCCGCTTTACCGCAATGCAGTCAACTGTGGTTTTCCTGTATTTTTTCTGGACAACTCAAACTAA